The sequence CTCCTCCTGCTCGATCCCGGAGGCGACCAGCAGGTCGCTCGCTGTGGTGCGGATCTGGGCGACCACCACACTGCCGGAGAAACCGACCCCGGCGCCGTACGCCCGGCCGGCCTCGCTGACCGCCCGCAGCGACCGTTCCCGGGCCTTCTCCGGCTCCTCACCGGACGCGAACTCGTGCTTGAGCAGCCGGACCGACTCGGCGAGGTGGCCGACCGCGTCCGGCATCGGATCGGGCACCGGTTCCTCGTCCTCGATCAACGTGACGGACCGGCGGATCAGCGTGCCGCTGTTGCGCATCGCCCGGTCGATCGGGTCGGCCGCCTCCGCGTAGTGGGTCAGTTCGTCGCGGCGGTGCCAGCGGGCCGGGGAGAGGGTGGCGGTCTCCTTCGCCCCCTCGATGGCCTCGCCCAGCGTGGCCAGTTCCTCCTTGTTGTTGCGCAGCCTCTCCAGGGCGGCCTGGATGGTGGCGCGGTTCCGGTTACGCAGCCCGTCCGCTGTGGCGTCGAGTTGGGCGGCGAGCAGGTCCAGGGCGGGTCGGGCGGCCCGGTTGATCACTCGCAGTGGGTTCAGTGGCAGCAACACCGCCGTGACCAGCAGCGCGATCCCACCGCCGAGGAACGCGTCGACGAAGCGGGGGATCTCCAGGTTCTGGGTCGACGGGCTCAGCGTCACGATCAGCACCGCCGTGGCCGCCGCCTGGATGACGATGGCCACGCTCGCCCCGGCGAAGATGGTGAGCAGGATCGCCACGGTGACCACCAGGCCGAGCTGCCACGCCCCGGTGCCGAGCAGGTAGATCAGGAGGTCGCCGACGGCCACCCCGACTCCCACCCCGACGATCAACTCGATGGTCCGGCGGAACCGCTGGCCGACAGACGCGGCCAGCGTGCCGACCGCGGAGATCGGCGCGAAGACCGGTTGCGGGTTGCCGAGCAGCTTGTGCGAGATCAGGTACGCCAGCCCGGCAGCCAGCCCGGCCTGCACAGCGAGTCCGCCGGCCATCCGTACCCGGTGCAGCCGGTCGTGCAGGGTGGCGCGACCGCGGTGCCGCAGCTGTTCGGTGGCCTCGGCGATCCGCGCGCCGTCGATGTCCACCAGTCCTTGGCGCAGCGCGGTACGTCGCACCATCGGCTGTCGCTTGTCCCGGGCCACGGCCATGGGCGCGACTACCCGTGGTGGCCCCGCTGAATCCTCCCTTCCCGCGCGTCGCGGGCGGATGCGGCAGACTCGGGCGGTGGCTGATCTGTTGGACCGGTGGCGGGCGGCGGCCCGGGGCGCCGGCGCAAGCCCCGATCCGGATACCACCCGGGCCGGCGAGCAGTTGATCGTCAGGTGGCGGGAGCCGCACCGGCACTATCACACGCTGGCCCACCTGACGGCGGTGCTCGACGTGGTGGACCAGCACACCGACCTGGCCGCTCATGCCGACCTGGTGCGGCTGGCGGCCTGGTTCCACGACGCGGTCTACGACCCCCGGGCGGCGGGCGACGCCAACGAACGGGACAGCGCGGCACTGGCCGAGAGCATGCTCACCGGGCTCGGGGTGCCGGCGCCCATGGTGGCCGAGGTGCGTCGGCTGGTCCTGCTCACCGCCGGGCACACTGTGGCACCGGGCGACCGGGACGGCGCGCTGCTCTGCGACGCGGACCTGGCCGTGCTGGCCGCGCCGCCGGCCCGCTACGAGCGGTACGCGGCGGCGATCCGCCGGGAGTACGCCCACGTGCCGGAGCCGGCCTTCCGGGCTGGGCGGGCCGCCGTGTTGACCGGCCTGCTGTCGCTGCCCGCGCTGTTCCGGTCGCCACCGCTGGCGAGCCGGTGGGAAGAGCCCGCCCGGGACAATGTGCGCCGCGAGCTGGCCGCTCTCACCGGGGAGCCGGAGAACGCGGGCTGACCAGGTGCTTCGGTCGGCGCAGGCCGGCGGCGCGGAGCAACCGGACCAGTTCCCGGCTCGGCACCACCTGGGCGCCGAGCCACACCGCCGCCGCGAACCTGTCGGCCGGAATGTCGTAGTGGTCCCTGTCGAAGCCGCGCCGGGGCGCGCCGAGCGTCTCGGCGAAGGCGTGCAGCTCGGCGTACGAGACGTCACTGATCAGGTGCGACCAGAGCCGACCGCGCCACGGCCAGGCCGGCCGGTCCAGGTAGAGCATGGTGCCCAAGTTATCCCGCGCAGTCGATCATGTTGATGATCGCCGGTCGGCGACCTAGCCTCGGCTGCATGGCCCCCACCGCGCTCCTCGACGACCTGCGCGCCGCGCTCGGTGACGACGCCGTGCTCACCGACCCGGACCTGCTGCGCATGCACCAGCGGGACGAGGCCGACCTGTGCGCCGCCGGCGTCCCGCTGGTGGTGACCCGCCCGCGCGACACCGGGCAGGTGGTCGCCGTGGTCCAGGCGGCGGCGCGGTACGGCGTACCGGTGGTGCCGCAGGGCGCGCGGACCGGTCTGGCCGGCGCGGCGAACGCTGTGGACGGCGCTGTGGTACTCAGCACCGTCGCGATGACCGAGATCCGGGAGATCGACCCGGTGAGCCGGATCGCCGTGGTCCAACCGGGGGTGGTCAACGCGGCGCTGGCCGGGGCGGTGGCCGAACAGGGCCTCTGGTACCCGCCGGACCCGGGCTCCTGGGAGTCGTCCACCATCGGCGGCAACGTGGCCACCAACGCCGGCGGCATGTGCTGCGTGAAATACGGCGTGACCACCGAGTACGTGCTCGGCCTGGAGGTGGTGCTCGCCTCCGGCGAGGTGCTGCGCACCGGCCGGCGTACGGCAAAGGGGGTGGCCGGTTACGACCTGACCCGGCTGTTCGTCGGCTCGGAGGGCACCCTCGGCGTGATCACCGAGGTGACAGTGGCGCTGCGGCCCGCTCCGGCCGAGTCGCTGACCCTGGTGGCAGTCTTCGGATCCACCGCCACTGCCGGCGCGGCGGTGGCCGAGATCGCGGCTCGCGGGCTCACCCCCAGCCTGCTGGAGTTGCTTGACCAGACCCACCTGCGGGCGATCGAGGCGTACCAGCCGATGGGGTTGCGGACCGACGCGCAGGCCCTGTTGCTGGCCGCCGCCGACACCGGTGCCCGGGCGGCCGACGACCTGGCGGTGCTGGCCGAGGTGTGCGAGGCCGTCGGCGCCGACGAGGTCTACGCGGCCACCGACGCGGTGGAGGCGGCGGCGCTGCTCCAGGCTCGCCGGCTGGCCCACCCTGCCATGGAGAAGTTCGCGGCGGACTCCTACCCGGGCGGCAACGGCGGCCTGGTGATCGACGATGTGGCGGTGCCGCGCGGCGCACTCGCCGCGCTCCTGGACGGGGTGGCCCGGATCGCTGCCGAGTGCGACGTGCCGATCGGCGTGGTGGGGCACGCCGGGGACGGCAACATGCACCCGAACATCGTGGTCGACCGGGCCGATCCGGCGAGCGTGGAGCGGGGCCGGCGGGCGTTCGACGAGATCATGCGGCTCGGCCTGGACCTGGGCGGCACCTGCACCGGCGAGCACGGGGTGGGGCTGCTCAAGCGGGACTGGTTGGCCCGGGAGATCGGGCCGGTCGGCGTCCGGGTGCATCAGGCGATCAAGTCGGCGCTCGACCCGGCTGGCCTACTCAACCCGGGCAAGGTGCTCTGACCGGCTGGGGTCAGCCCTTGACCTCGGCCGGGGTGGCCTGGGTGAGCAGCAGCAGGATCTCCCCGGCGACGGGGGTGAGTTCCTCACCCGGGCAGTCCTGCGAGGTGATCAGCCCGGTCGAGGTGATGAGGCTGGACGTCAGCGCGTCGATGCAGGTGGTCCGGTACCGCCGGGCCTGATCGGTCTCGTCGGCCAGCCCCGGGTTGGCGAGCAGCACCTGGAGCCGTTCGGTCAGCTCCGGGGCGAGGGTG comes from Micromonospora vinacea and encodes:
- a CDS encoding DUF4031 domain-containing protein; its protein translation is MLYLDRPAWPWRGRLWSHLISDVSYAELHAFAETLGAPRRGFDRDHYDIPADRFAAAVWLGAQVVPSRELVRLLRAAGLRRPKHLVSPRSPAPR
- a CDS encoding FUSC family protein, which gives rise to MVRRTALRQGLVDIDGARIAEATEQLRHRGRATLHDRLHRVRMAGGLAVQAGLAAGLAYLISHKLLGNPQPVFAPISAVGTLAASVGQRFRRTIELIVGVGVGVAVGDLLIYLLGTGAWQLGLVVTVAILLTIFAGASVAIVIQAAATAVLIVTLSPSTQNLEIPRFVDAFLGGGIALLVTAVLLPLNPLRVINRAARPALDLLAAQLDATADGLRNRNRATIQAALERLRNNKEELATLGEAIEGAKETATLSPARWHRRDELTHYAEAADPIDRAMRNSGTLIRRSVTLIEDEEPVPDPMPDAVGHLAESVRLLKHEFASGEEPEKARERSLRAVSEAGRAYGAGVGFSGSVVVAQIRTTASDLLVASGIEQEEANRWIRTAFGEQERPVGEPAEHDEAPKPPTAPPVG
- a CDS encoding FAD-binding oxidoreductase, whose amino-acid sequence is MAPTALLDDLRAALGDDAVLTDPDLLRMHQRDEADLCAAGVPLVVTRPRDTGQVVAVVQAAARYGVPVVPQGARTGLAGAANAVDGAVVLSTVAMTEIREIDPVSRIAVVQPGVVNAALAGAVAEQGLWYPPDPGSWESSTIGGNVATNAGGMCCVKYGVTTEYVLGLEVVLASGEVLRTGRRTAKGVAGYDLTRLFVGSEGTLGVITEVTVALRPAPAESLTLVAVFGSTATAGAAVAEIAARGLTPSLLELLDQTHLRAIEAYQPMGLRTDAQALLLAAADTGARAADDLAVLAEVCEAVGADEVYAATDAVEAAALLQARRLAHPAMEKFAADSYPGGNGGLVIDDVAVPRGALAALLDGVARIAAECDVPIGVVGHAGDGNMHPNIVVDRADPASVERGRRAFDEIMRLGLDLGGTCTGEHGVGLLKRDWLAREIGPVGVRVHQAIKSALDPAGLLNPGKVL
- a CDS encoding HD domain-containing protein, with protein sequence MADLLDRWRAAARGAGASPDPDTTRAGEQLIVRWREPHRHYHTLAHLTAVLDVVDQHTDLAAHADLVRLAAWFHDAVYDPRAAGDANERDSAALAESMLTGLGVPAPMVAEVRRLVLLTAGHTVAPGDRDGALLCDADLAVLAAPPARYERYAAAIRREYAHVPEPAFRAGRAAVLTGLLSLPALFRSPPLASRWEEPARDNVRRELAALTGEPENAG